AGCTTGAGGCTGCTGCAGAAAGTTGGCTGCTTGATTCTGCTGATGCAACTGGAGCTTGGTCAGCTATGCCCTTGATTGTCAAAGAGCTCATCGCCCATCTGCATTTCAATTAGTATTTCAAGTTTCAGCTACATATTTAGTATTAAGTGAATGTTTGCGGTACCTGTTAACACCACTCTAGACAGAGTGCTTATGAGAGAATTTGGTCACTGACATCTGGTAATAACTCGAAAAACTAATTTGACTTACCCGAGCAAACCTGCATTTCCAGCTGACATTCCCATTCCTGAAGTTCCGGTTGTATCTCCACTATTAATCTGCTAAAAAAATATTCAATCTGAATGTTATTCGACGGATGAAATGACCACTACCTTTGGACAAAATGGAAGACTCTAACAACCTTTATGGTACTTGCAAGTGTAAATCAATAAATCAAAGCAGCAGAGATCAACCAAACCTTTTCATCGAGCTGTTTTACGATCTGTAAAAACAGATCAACAGCTTGAAACGCTTTTAATCGAACATCACTGCAATGGATTGTTAAATGAATTCAGAATCTCCTCCAAATTGAGTACAACCAAAATGTCGCTTCTTGGagggaggaaaaaaaaaactatttgagCTTGCCTATCGGGATCAATGGTAAGTACAACGATGTTTGGCAAGATACGAGTTGCAATCTCCATTCTGTCATAATATGAACTCGTGGCACATAAAGCCATGGCACCTAAAAAAATCATACCTCAAGAAGATAATGCTACAGAATATTATGAAAGACATGATAGTCTTTACTCAAAATTACCAACAATACACAAACCAGAATAATGCCAACTAGCAACCTAATTGTATAAATATAAGCATCTGATGCAGCTAAGGAACCCTTACTATTAAAACATTCACATGTATGTACATGTTCTTGTGATACAGAGCTAGAGAGGGAGCTAATGGGTTTATTACCTGCTCCTCGTGCGGGAGAGAAAGTATCACGCAAGACTCGCTTTCTTGTCTGCATTTTTGTGTAAACACAATGATATTATTACAAGCTCCAAGTGTCACTGGAAGACATATATATACCACCTAACTACTACCGAAAGTCTAGTGTAATCCTCGAATGATAATATATTCTTGATACTCGCCCAAATAAATAACCTACCGCAGTGAATCAAAGTAActgcaaaataaaacaatgaGGGTATCGAGAGTCTGACCCCATCGTTAAGATAGCTGGCAATATTCCCGAGTAGAAACGTGGTGTTTGTTCTAATAACTGCTTCATCATCCACCTGTACGACTAGCAAATTGTAAACTACAACATAGACTAACCTAAGATATACAATTAATCAACAACTGCGAGGAGTTAGTAGCTTACCTGTAACTTTGTAAGTAGGAAGTTATTAAGTGCAGAAAATTCAGCAAAAGGTTAACCAGATTTTCAGTTAATGAGCCTTCCACCTAAAGGGTACATCTATTGTTTATTTATACAACCAGTCTTATCTTGGTCGTGTTTGGTATCATGGATATCCCATCCTAGATTGGGTTAGCTAGTAAAAAATTGTTAAAATGTGTTTGTCTCACCGGAATTCCAATCCTGGATAAAGATTACTAAACCTTCCCTAATTTTAGGAACTTAAAAAAGTGAGGTTAAGATATTCTTCCAAATACCTGGGATACCTGTATCCTCACTTGGGTTAGACAATTATTTTCCCTTAAAATAAGTATTTGGATAAGaataattatttatattaacctATTTCTATAGTCAAACAAACACAAGTTAACCTAGCCCAAGATATGATAGAAATTTAGACAAACATCATTAAAACTAACTATTAACAAGGTTATCATAAATCAAATTAAGATAAACTTTTCAAGGATATGTTATCCCGTTTCCAATCTCACAGACAGACCCCTTGTGTTTACTCCGTACTAACAGGAAAATAAGTAGATTGTATTCATAACTTGGGTGCCAAAATGAGCATCGACTTTAGTGTCAGTTCCCGAAGAACAGCAGAGGTATCAGAAAACCCAGTGGCAACATGAGGATAAACCTAATGGCAAGCAACATTAAGTCCATTCAGAATTTCCAATCAGATGGTACAATAGCAACGTGCATTTACTAAAAAAATCTCCACTCCCGAATAGAATTTCCCCTCTGCTATTAAAAGAACTGTCAACACCAACCACGTACCTGCTCATCTACAATTTGAGAAGATAATGACTCTCCATACTGATCGAGATGTTGTAGAAGGCCTACTCGAATATCACGGTCATTCGAGGAAAATAGTTTCACAACAGTTGGCAATATCTATTAAAAAAGAAGGAAGCGTCAGGTTATCAATTAAACAACAGCATTGATTAGAGTTTTTGACGGGTCGTTGCAGGTTGTCATATTCCGAATTCAGTTAAATGGCCAAAGAAGTTACCAGCCAGGTTATcaattagtttttgaatctgcgTATGGACTCCGAAGAAGAGCTTGAAGAACGCACCTTATTACTTGTGGTTGCAGCAGTTATCGAAAATGTTAAGGGTCGCATATGTAAGGAACCTTGTAGAACTTCTATACTTATGGGACATCAACACATGCAAGAGATTTTGCACGGACATCCCCGTAGATGTTATGAGCAGTATCACATGGAGAAGTTTGTTTTTTTAAGGTTGACTCACATTTTAAGAGAAAGAAAACTTTTACGTGACGGTCGATGGGTCACCATAGAAGAGCAGTTGGCGATTTTCCTTCTCACGATTGGACATAATGAAGATAATAGAATGTTACAAGAAAGATTTCAACATTCCGGTGAAACTATAAGTAGATACTTCAATGAAGTATTGAGAGCCATCATGGAACTTTCCAAGGAACTTATAAAACCTCCTTCTTTCTCTGAGACTCCAGCTGAAATACTCAACAACTCTAAATATTTCCCATGGTTCAAGGTACGTCAGATGATATCTCTTAtagctttgtctttttttttccttcccatTTTTAACTTATATCCATAAATATTTTATAGGATTGTATTGGCGCTATAGACGGAACACATATTAAAGTGATTGTACCACTAGCCCAACAAACACCGTACTTCgataggaaagaaaatatatcACAAAACGTGATGGCAGTATGTTCGTTTGATTTGAAATTCACATATATCTACGCTGGATGGGAAGGATCGGCAAATGATTCAAGAATTTTATGGGAAGCTTTGAGTAATAGAAGTTTGATGTTTCCTCATTCCCCTGAAGGTTAGTTAATTTTGCTATAcatttttcttcatattctttttGTTATTCAGTTAATTTTGTAAAACACGATACATATTTGGGGCAGTTTTCTTTATCTCAAGCAACACATATAGGTTTACCATAACACTTCTTTCAAGGCTTTGTTTATCTATCTTTTCTTTCTTCATATTCTTTTTGTTAGGATCCTTGGTTGTTTATTGTAACCTTGCGGCGGTTTTTTCTGGGTGCTAATGCCTTAGGAGAACTTACTAGGCCACCAGGATCGGGTGCTAGAGTATACCACAAACCATCCAGAGCTatgcttttttttcatttttggtcTTAATTTGGTTGGAAGAAATGGTAGTTTGCCACCCAACAAAGTTTTAGCGCGTTAaagtcgtggtgattatcattatCTTTAAGTTGTTCACCAAGTAGAAGAAAAACATGAATTTAAGTTTAAGAATGTAAGACTTATTATGATGTGGCGTTTAAGAACCATTTATGATTTAAGTTTCAGAGTTCTTTATTTTAATGGTTTTGTTGTTACTTATTTGACACTTACTTGTATATTGATGCTTGTCAGTGAAAATCAAACTTTGGCTGGCTAATTCTGGTGCAATATATTCCTGCAACAGTTTGAAAATTGGCCAAGCCATAACGATCTAGTATAGGCAGTAGTTTCAACCATCTGCAGTTTGAGTATTTAGGTCATATCCTTCATCTAAAAGTATGTCAGTAGATTTACGGTTTCAGTAGCAGAACTTGTAGTTTACAATCATAAAGCAAGTGCTTGTGCAGTCCCAACAGCAACCTGAAATCTTTAAGACTAGTTAAGCTGTCCTCTTCCACTACTGGTGCTGGTATAGACCATGTCTTCTTTCTGACCAGAATGCGTTTCTTTCTTGTGAATTCCCTCTACTTGTATTGTGACTAACGATGTTATTGTTGCTGAATATTCTCCGACATTGTTTACATTTTTAGGAAAGTATTATGTTGTTGATGCTGGATATCCAAACATGCCTGGTTTTCTTGCTCCATATCGGGGAGTTCGTTATCACTTACATGACCGTAGAAGAGGAAATGGAAGGTTCACTGCAAAGGAGTTGTTTAATTTTGGGCATTCttcattaaggaatgcaatcgagCGAAGCTTTGGAGTTCTTAAATCTCGCTTTCCAATTTTGAGAGATCCTGCCTCATTTCCATACAACACCCAGGTACAAATATTAATAGCAACATGTGCAATTCACAATTTCATT
This DNA window, taken from Papaver somniferum cultivar HN1 chromosome 3, ASM357369v1, whole genome shotgun sequence, encodes the following:
- the LOC113359245 gene encoding protein ALP1-like translates to MAVCSFDLKFTYIYAGWEGSANDSRILWEALSNRSLMFPHSPEGKYYVVDAGYPNMPGFLAPYRGVRYHLHDRRRGNGRFTAKELFNFGHSSLRNAIERSFGVLKSRFPILRDPASFPYNTQVQILIATCAIHNFIRTESKSDELFAYYANEENVIDVDTSPPDEPAFSGMYAHQQRRSEMNHVRDEIADAMYRFRYRN